GAGGCCGAGGAACTGACAACAATAAGGCAAGAGTACTTCTTTACCTTCTGCGCGATTGAATGAATAATATTAGATGACtgcttttttcaaaatttgtatgACATGAATGTCAAAATAAAATGTATTTGCTCCTGGCAGGGAAAATACTAATCACTGGAAAACTAAAAAGATCAATTCCACTGACCAAAGAATTGGAGGATACTGTCCACTTACACCGAAAGAAGTTGGGATCTTTCTCCAAGCTCTTGGATATCCTCGAAATACCTGGATTTACATAGCAGCTGGAGAGATATATGGTGGTAGCAAACATCTTGGAGAACTTCAATATCATTTTCCAAATTTAATTTTCAAGGTTTATTGGATAATGGTCAAAATTAGTCGGAACTTACATTGTTTGTGTCACGAGCCTTTTCACTTCTTTTTTAAACCTTTGGTTCGTTCTGGTAGAGCTTTCAAAGTAATGTACTCCTGCCGATTAATTTCGTATTTTTGTAACAGGAGACACTTGCAACGCGAAATGAACTTAAACCGTTTCTGAATCATGCCTCTCAAACAGCAGCCTTAGATTATATCATTTCAGTAGAAAGTAATGTTTTTATTCCTTCTTATTCTGGAAACATGGCAAGAGCTGTAGAAGGACACCGCAGGTTTCTTGGTCATCGCAAGACAATCAGCCCAGACAGGTATTGTTAGTGGCATTGTTACCTTTCCCGAGAGATTTCATAACATTTCAAGTGAAATAAAAAAACCTTGCGCGTGACAGGAAAGGGCTAGTTGCCTTGTTTCAGAAACTTGACAAGGGAGAGCTGCTGGAAGGTCCAGAATTTTCACGATTAGTAATCGAGATGCACAGACTGAGGTAACATATACATTGTGGTGAAGCCACCATGTTTTTTTTCTACTTATTATTTCTTTCCTTGAATTATCCTAATATAATATACATTGTGATGAAGTATCCTAATATTGCTTATAATAATTTCTAAAACCAATTGTGTCCTGGATATTACAGGCAAGGAGCTCCACGGAAAAGACAAGGTCCTTTACCAGGAGTTAAAGGTCGGGTTCGCTTTCGGACAGAAGAGAATTTTTATGAAAATCCATTTCCTGAATGCATTTGTAGACGGCATCCTTCTTTTTAGAAGGAATTTTCAGATTCTTCAGGACTCAATTTATTCTTTAATATAGTTTGAGAA
The nucleotide sequence above comes from Cryptomeria japonica chromosome 11, Sugi_1.0, whole genome shotgun sequence. Encoded proteins:
- the LOC131073663 gene encoding O-fucosyltransferase 38 isoform X3 translates to MKSCTLSKGANGGKGVYEEICDMVAVARIMNATLVIPKLDKRSYWHDSSIFSDIFDQEHFIKTLEGDVKIIKELPKELESTPKARKHFTTWSGLAYYQEMGHLYQEYKVINVAKSDSRLSNNNLPVDLQRLRCRAFYYALHFAPPIELLGKKLVERMRRHGPYIALHLRYEKDMLAFTGCTYGLTTSEAEELTTIRENTNHWKTKKINSTDQRIGGYCPLTPKEVGIFLQALGYPRNTWIYIAAGEIYGGSKHLGELQYHFPNLIFKETLATRNELKPFLNHASQTAALDYIISVESNVFIPSYSGNMARAVEGHRRFLGHRKTISPDRKGLVALFQKLDKGELLEGPEFSRLVIEMHRLRQGAPRKRQGPLPGVKGRVRFRTEENFYENPFPECICRRHPSF